A genomic stretch from Helianthus annuus cultivar XRQ/B chromosome 1, HanXRQr2.0-SUNRISE, whole genome shotgun sequence includes:
- the LOC118490311 gene encoding myosin-2 heavy chain-like yields MELARHSITYTQEELVDKLFNSLPNDQDWQYFALMLKNTIKPPEVLTVDLLIERLESHELEIKKPKVNNTAHQQNVELYYRGNLPKAGSPRTAFSAESSNIVNHEIPHSGFHSGSSSTTSSQFASKNLFQCNIAVDLKNGQNFSEESAKQQMVFLASVLESYESLVAGFNWSELLPEEDAVGYAFVAKTEIKPYRDTRTEAEKAHERRQKAEWKMLRLSRVFSGARKAKRWNVNRECYLDPKGKIAIDAKTLSLEALVEEFVEQEEAQQREWWGGDEEKENEKEKEPEQKPKKIDEGIIDTTQDMTAENFGKMADKVNDLTKRVRKVEDQILERDRMLKFSNEQVKKLTEKIDNDKIEVERIRRENEKLIHENRQLSENFNKLKQIIQDSDDRNGKTRKENEHLTVILRHKEEQINKQLDEIAKVKLQFEEAKIENERKELDEMFSITDPKATPSKT; encoded by the exons ATGGAGTTGGCTAGACATAGTATCACTTATACTCAAGAAGAGCTGGTCGACAAGTTGTTTAATTCGTTGCcgaatgatcaagattggcaatactttgccttgatgttgaagaatactaTCAAGCCGCCAGAAGTGTTGACTGTGGATTTGCTGATCGAAAGACTAGAAAGCCACGAGTTGGAGATAAAGAAACCGAAAGTCAACAACACAGCtcatcagcagaatgtggagttGTACTACAGAGGAAATCTACCAAAGGCTGGGTCTCCAAGAACAGCGTTTTCTGCAGAAAGCTCAAATATTGTGAACCATGAAATTcctcacagtggttttcacagtggatcttcttcaacaacttcaagCCAATTTGCATCAAAGaacttatttcaatgcaacatcgctgtagattTGAAGAATGGTCAAAACTTTAGCGAGGAATCTgcaaagcagcagatggttttcttagcatctgtgCTTGAATCGTATGAGAGTCTTGTGGCag gttttaACTGGAGTGAGTTGCTACCAGAGGAAGACGCAGTAGGTTATGCGTTTGTTGCAAAAACGGAAATCAAACCGTACAGAGACACCAGAACAGAAGCAGAAAAAGCACATGAAAGACGACAGAAAGCTGAATGGAAAATGTTGAGATTATCTCGTGTATTCAGTGGAGCTAGAAAAGCAAAAAGATGGAATGTAAATAGAGAGTGTTACCTTGATCCTAAAGGAAAGATTGCTATAGATGCAAAGACTCTTAGTCTTGAAGCTTTAGTTGAGGAATTTGTTGAACAAGAAGAGGCTCAACAGAGAGAATGGTGGGGAGGTGATGAAGAAAAAGAGAATGAGAAAGAAAAAGAGCCGGAACAGAAGCCAAAGAAGATAGATGAAGGAATCATTGATACGACACAGGATATGACAGCTGAAAACtttggaaagatggctgacaag GTAAATgatctgacaaaaagagtcagaAAAGTTGAAGATCAGATTCTTGAACGTGATAGAATGCTAAAATTTTCAAatgaacaagttaaaaagttgacTGAGAAAATTGACAATGATAAAATTGAAGTAGAAAGAATTAGGAGAGAAAATGAGAAACTAATTCATGAAAACCGTCAACTCTCAGaaaattttaacaagttaaaacaaATAATTCAAGATTCTGATGATCGAAACGGTaaaacaagaaaagaaaatgagcatttaacTGTGATTCTTAGACACAAAGAAGAACAAATCAACAAGCAattggatgagattgctaagGTGAAGCTTCAATTTGAAGAAGCTAAGATTGAAAATGAGC